From Pleuronectes platessa chromosome 17, fPlePla1.1, whole genome shotgun sequence, one genomic window encodes:
- the vgll2a gene encoding transcription cofactor vestigial-like protein 2a codes for MSCLDVMYQVFGPQPYFSSYSPYHHQKLALYSKMQDPQDSSSSRLGPLGPPAIKEEDKELPPGAEYLSSRCVLFTYFQGDISAVVDEHFSRALSQATAYPASSSHKTVRERKDSEVESGSDGRAV; via the exons ATGAGCTGCTTGGATGTGATGTACCAAGTGTTTGGACCTCAGCCTTACTTCAGCTCCTACAGCCCCTATCACCACCAG AAGCTGGCCCTGTATTCCAAAATGCAAGACCCccaggacagcagcagcagccggctcGGCCCCCTGGGGCCCCCGGCCatcaaggaggaggacaaggagctGCCGCCGGGGGCCGAGTACCTGAGCTCCCGCTGCGTCCTCTTCACCTACTTCCAGGGCGACATCAGCGCGGTGGTGGACGAGCACTTCAGCCGAGCGCTCAGCCAGGCGACCGCGTACCCTGCCTCCAGCAGCCACAAGACCgtaagag AGAGGAAGGACTCAGAGGTGGAATCCGGATCTGATGGACGAGCTGTTTGA